The Stigmatella ashevillena genomic sequence TGGCAGGCCAGAAGCTCCTTGTTCTCCCGCGCCGTCGGCGCCCCGAACACGAGGTAGAGGACGTTGCCCTTGTCCGTGAAGTCCGTCATCAGCAGCACGCCGCCGTGCAGGCTGCTCTCGCGCTGGGCGAACGTGAAGAACGCGTTCAGCTCGCGCACGAACTCCACCGTCTCCTCGTGCGAGCGCCGGGTCCCCACGCGCACGAAGACACAGGTGAGCTCGCGGAAGTCCGCGCTGAAGCCCTGGTGCGCGCTGATGGCCGTGCGCTGCAACTCCGGATGCATCATCCGGGCGCGGGGCCCCAGCATCAGCGCGCTGCCCACCGCCAGGTTCCGGGGCGGCTGGGTGGCGATGGCCGACGCGGGGACGAACTGGAAGAAGCCCTCGCGCGACTCCCCGAGCATGCTCGGGGACATCAGCGCGCTGGCCTCACGGCTCAGGAAGACCTCGCCGCCCAGGGACTTCTTCTCCGCGGCCACGGCCTGCTCCATCGGCTGGCCGATGAGGGCCGGGTGCAGCCACTGCTCGGGCTCGCCGAGGGTGATGCGGTGGCACTCGCCAAAGCCCACGCCGACGCGCGAGGACAGGGTGAAGCGCTTGCCCAGCAACTCGACGCTGCCGAACCCGGCCAGCTTCCGCTGGACGAAGGAGCCGCAGAGCGCGGCGCGGCGCACCACGTCCGCATCGCGCTCGGCCCGCTCCGGCTCGAAGAGCGCCAGCACCGAGTCTCCGGCGAACTGGTAGATGTCCCCGCCAAAGTCCCGGATGCCCTCCACCACCGCCGAGAAGTAGCTGGTCAGCAGCCGCTGGAGCGCGTCGATGCCCCGGGGCCCGGCGCTGCTCAGGGACAGGACGATGGGCGTGAAGCCCGCGATGTCCAGCAACAGGCTGGCCCCCCGCACGGGCTCCACGGGCGGCGGCGGCACACCGCCCCCCTGGGCCAGCCGGCGGACGATGGCCGCCGGGACATAGGGCGCCAGCGACGCCAGCGTCATCCGCTCGCTGGCGGGACGCCGGTCCAGCCCTGTGTCCAGGTCCAGGCCCATGCGCTCAGGCCAAGGTGGAGAAGCGAAGCCACAGCGCCATGATGACCACCGCCGCCCAGAACAGGGTCTCGATGGTCTCCGTCATGGGTTGGATGCGCCGCAGCGCTCCCCACAGGTGGACAGCGACCATCAACCCGGCGGTCAGCGCCACGAGCTCGAACAGACGCAGGTTGCTCTTGGGCTCCGGGATGCCGTGCGCCACGGTGATGATGATCGCCAGGGAGACCGCCCCGAGGCAGCGGCCAAAGTAGATCGTGAGGTGCTTGCCCTCCTCCGGAAGCTTCCACCGGAACACGCGCGCCCACGTCAGCGGAGCGAAGAGCAGGGGCAGCGCCACCACCAGCAGGAAGAAGGTGGTGGCGAAGATGAGAAACCAACTGGCCAGCGGATAGTCAGGGCTGATCATGGCACGGCTCAGCGCCAGGGTGGCGAGATGCCACCTCACGGGGGGCTGAAGCGGAATTGTCCGCTCCCCATCATACCAGGGCCCGCTCCAGCCGCCCACGACAGAGGTGCGCCCGTGACGCCCTACCGCATAACCCCCAACAGCCAGTCACAGACCTCCTCCAGGGTCGCCAGGCGCTCGAATGCCTCCGGAAAGCTCCGGAACTCCCGTGCCGCCCCGAACAGAATGGCCGGCCGCCGGTAACGCGCCGCCAGGGCCGCCTCGGCCCGGGTCCCCTCCCCGCCCGGCAGGATGACGAGCGCCTGGGCGGACAGCACATTGAGGTGGTTGCGGCTTGCCAGCTCCTGGCCCTGCTTGCCGCTCAGCGGCAGGTGGGTGAACACAGGCAGCTCGATGGCGGGGTTGGGGTAGCCCGGCCGGGGCCGGTACCCCCGGGCCGTGGCCTGTCCGGGAACGATGCCAATGGAGATGCCCGTGCGCCCCGCCACCGCGACGAACGCCTCGGCCGCGGTCCGCATCACCCCATTGCCTGCCCCGGTGAGCAGATCGTACCCGTGCTCGGCAATCCATCGGGCGAGTGGAATCACTCGCTCCCGATGGGCCTGGGTGCCCGAGCCCATGACGCCAATGACCTTTCTGCGTTGGAACATGCTCCTGCCTGGAGAAATGAATGTCGGACGTCTCCTTTACCTTGTTGCACATCCTTCGGGAGGTGCAGCCATGGTCGAGACCGGTACTCAGGATGCTCAGTGGGGGGGGAAGCGCGGTGCCAGCGATTCAACCCGAGGCAAATCCTCCCCTGGGTCATTGTCATTTCAGGTGGGTTCAGAGTCACCCAGCACCGACGGAGCCCTGCCAGAACATTTTGGCGGCCGGTGTTGTCTTCAAGCGAAAGCCGTGGCGTGCTCCTGCGCCTTTCTGTGGGTCTGTCCGAGCCACGGTGAACAGCATATCGGTACACACGATTGACGCATCCGGCCACCCTCTCCGAGGGCGCACACGCCTTCCTGGCTGTTCGTCAAATACAAGAATGACTTGAACAAAGGTTTGTTTGGATGAAAATCAGAATCACCGTTGAGGGGGATTGAGCCATTCTTTTTGAGCCGCTGGCCCCCTTCTTTCGTGCCTTGGGAGCTCCATGAAGCCTGTTCTTCTTCCCCCGCTGGAAGTCCCTTCGCCTCTGGAGCTTGATTCGAACGAGAACCCGCTGGGCCCCTCGCGCCGTGCCAGCAAAGCCATTCAGGAGTCGCTCAACCGCGTCAACCGCTATCCCGAGCGAGACTGCTTCGCCACCGAGGAGCGCCTGGCGCGTCTGCACAAGCTCTCCGCCTCGCACATCGTGCTGGGGCCCGGCTCCTTCGGCGTGCTGCGGTTGCTGATGGAAGCCTGCTTGCAGACCGGCGGCGAGGCCATCCACGCCGAGCCCAGCTACCCCATGTATCGCGCGTTGATTCACAAGGTGGGCGGCACCCCCATCGCCGTGCCCCTCACGCCGGACCACCGCCATGATCTGGCGGCCATGGGCCATGCCATCGGGCCCTCCACGCGCCTGGTCATCATCTGCAACCCCAACAACCCCACGGGGCGGGGGGTGTCGCGCGAGGAACTCGACGCCTTCATGGACCAGGTGCCCCCGCACGTCATGGTCGTCATCGACGAGGCCTATTACGAGTATGCCGAGGGGCCCGAGCTGCCCAACGGCGTCGATTGGATCCGCAAGGGCCACAACCTGATGGTGCTGCGCACCTTCTCGAAGGTGCACGGGCTGGCGGGCCTGCGCATCGGCTATGGCGTGGCACAGCCCCAGGTGGCGGCCATGCTCCGCCAGCTGCGCGGCCCGTTCGCGGTCAGCTCGCTGGCGCAAGTGGCCGCCCAGGCGGCGCTCGACGACCGGACGCACGTGGCCGCCGTGCGCGTGCTCAACGAGCAGGTCCGCGCGGAGCTGTGCGCCGCGCTCGATCGCCAGGGGCTGCACTACATCCCCTCCGTCACCAACTTCGTGATGATCCGCTGCGGGGGAGATGACGTGTCCTTGACGGAGCGGCTCTCGGAGCAAGGTGTCCGGGTACGCCCTGGCACGGAGTATGGGATGCGGGGCTGGCTGCGCGTCACCGTGGGCACGTCCGAGCAGACCCAGCGCTTCATCGCCACCCTGCTGAACTGCCTGGACTGGTCCGTGATGCGCGCGGCGTGTCCATGACTGAACGGCGGGTGCCCCCCGGGGGCATGTCCCCCCGCGTCGCGAAGTAGAGTGAGGCGGCCCTCTTCCTCGAGTCTTGTCTCTTCCGATGCCCCTCTTGAGCCTCGTCCAGGCGGTGAACGACGCGCTCAGGCTGGAGATGCGGCGCAACCCGGACGTCGTCGTCCTGGGAGAAGACGTGGGCCGCCTGGGCGGGGTCTTCCGCGCCACCGCCGGGCTCCAAGAGGAGTTTGGCCCCGGGCGCGTCGTCGACACGCCCCTGTCCGAGGGCGGCATCATCGGCGCCGCGATTGGCATGGCGCTCTACGGGCTCAAGCCCGTGCCGGAGATTCAGTTCGCCGACTTCCTCTTCCCCGCCGTGGATCAGCTCGTGAACGAGCTGGCCAAGCTGCGCTACCGCTCGGGGGGGCAGTACACGGCGCCCATGGTCATCCGCGCCCCGTATGGCGGCGGCGTGAAGGGCGGGCTCTACCACTCCCAGAGCCCCGAGGCCCTCTTCATCCACACCGCGGGCTTGAAGGTCGTCGTGCCGTCCACCCCGTACGATGCCAAGGGGCTGCTGCTCGCCGC encodes the following:
- the hisC gene encoding histidinol-phosphate transaminase, which produces MKPVLLPPLEVPSPLELDSNENPLGPSRRASKAIQESLNRVNRYPERDCFATEERLARLHKLSASHIVLGPGSFGVLRLLMEACLQTGGEAIHAEPSYPMYRALIHKVGGTPIAVPLTPDHRHDLAAMGHAIGPSTRLVIICNPNNPTGRGVSREELDAFMDQVPPHVMVVIDEAYYEYAEGPELPNGVDWIRKGHNLMVLRTFSKVHGLAGLRIGYGVAQPQVAAMLRQLRGPFAVSSLAQVAAQAALDDRTHVAAVRVLNEQVRAELCAALDRQGLHYIPSVTNFVMIRCGGDDVSLTERLSEQGVRVRPGTEYGMRGWLRVTVGTSEQTQRFIATLLNCLDWSVMRAACP
- a CDS encoding SLOG cluster 4 domain-containing protein; this encodes MFQRRKVIGVMGSGTQAHRERVIPLARWIAEHGYDLLTGAGNGVMRTAAEAFVAVAGRTGISIGIVPGQATARGYRPRPGYPNPAIELPVFTHLPLSGKQGQELASRNHLNVLSAQALVILPGGEGTRAEAALAARYRRPAILFGAAREFRSFPEAFERLATLEEVCDWLLGVMR